One Pogoniulus pusillus isolate bPogPus1 chromosome 10, bPogPus1.pri, whole genome shotgun sequence genomic window carries:
- the METTL4 gene encoding N(6)-adenine-specific methyltransferase METTL4 isoform X1 has translation MAVVHRLAAGWLLDHLSFINHCGYEVREWPAGPGAGAAAPGPAAPCVPGGRPEPGRAGRGAAGRRFVFREELFDVPQPHIAAAAGERLRQGCPGPSPAAAAGAASGRAQQAAGARGGAAGPVCAAAKQKRRRQRELNSGEEQALQYHAKVRKFIWEGTLGLVQEGLRSGFLHPTAAGPGHKRRAVPGHTVCGLAELCDMAKQFPGMGADQQSPVQVLGEESSLAEQDLLCCLTENASSSAKIVVVMGQQYLVPPRSSFLLSDVSCLQPLLSCKKKFDVIVLDPPWENKSLKRSKRYSTLAPWQIQQLPVPALAAPSCLVLTWVTNRQRHLRFVRDQLYPHWALQPLAEWHWVKITRAGEFVLPLDSPHKKPYEVLVLGRAPGDAREAFRAPQAEAAVPEQKLIVSVPCRLHSHKPPLAGVLAEFVKPEVQCLEMFARSLQPGWTSWGNEVLKFQHMDYFTPLRDES, from the exons ATGGCGGTGGTGCACCGGCTGGCGGCGGGCTGGCTGCTGGATCACCTCTCCTTCATCAACCACTGCGGCTACGAGGTGCGGGAGTGGCCTGCCGGGCCTGGAGCCGGCGCTGCTGCCCCGGGCCCTGCGGCGCCCTGCGTGCCGGGGGGCAGGCCCGAGCCGGGCCGAGCCGGGCGGGGAGCCGCCGGCAGGAGATTCGTGTTCCGGGAGGAGCTCTTCGACGTCCCTCAGCCGCACATAGCTGCAGCTGCCGGGGAGCGGCTGCGGCAGGGCTGCCCCGGCCCGAGCCCCGCGGCGGCAGCCGGAGCGGCCAGCGGCAGGGCGCAGCAGGCGGCAGGAGCCCGGGGCGGTGCCGCAGGCCCCGTGTGCGCCGCGGCGAAG cAGAAGCGCAGGAGGCAGCGGGAGCTGAACTCGGGGGAGGAGCAGGCCCTGCAGTACCATGCCAAG GTCAGAAAGTTCATCTGGGAGGGCACCCTGGGCTTGGTGCAGGAAGGCCTCAGGAGTGGATTCCTTCACCCCACTGCTGCAGGACCGGGCCACAAGAggagagctgtccctgggcacactgtctgtgggctggctgagctgtgtgacATGGCCAAGCAGTTCCCAGGCATGGGGGCAgaccagcagagccctgtgcaggtgctgggtgaggagagctcccttgcagagcaggacctgctctgctgcctcacagagaacgcctccagctctgccaagatCGTCGTGGTCATGGGGCAGCAGTACCTGGTGCCACCGAGGAGCAGCTTCCTGCTCTCTGAcgtctcctgcctgcagcccctgctgagct GCAAGAAGAAGTTCGATGTCATTGTGCTGGACCCGCCCTGGGAGAACAAGTCCCTGAAGAGGAGCAAAAG GTACAGCACCCTGGCACCCTGGCagatccagcagctccctgtgcctgcGCTGGCAGCGCCCAGCTGCCTGGTGCTCACCTGGGTGACCAACAGGCAGAGGCACCTGCGCTTCGTCAGGGACCAGCTCTACCCTcactgggctctgcagcccctggcagagTGGCACTGGGTCAAG ATCACCAGAGCTGGAGAGTTTGTGCTGCCGCTGGACTCGCCGCACAAGAAGCCCTACgaggtgctggtgctggggagAGCTCCAGGAGACGCCAGGGAGGCCTTCAG GGCCCCGCAGGCCGAGGCTGCCGTCCCGGAGCAGAAGCTGATCGTCAgtgtgccctgcaggctgcactcgcACAAGCCCCCCCTGGCCG gggtgctggcagagtttGTCAAGCCAGAGGTgcagtgcctggagatgtttgcccgcagcctgcagcctggctggacCAGCTGGGGAAACGAGGTCCTGAAGTTTCAGCACATGGATTATTTCACTCCACTAAGGGATGAGAGCTGA
- the METTL4 gene encoding N(6)-adenine-specific methyltransferase METTL4 isoform X2, whose amino-acid sequence MAVVHRLAAGWLLDHLSFINHCGYEVREWPAGPGAGAAAPGPAAPCVPGGRPEPGRAGRGAAGRRFVFREELFDVPQPHIAAAAGERLRQGCPGPSPAAAAGAASGRAQQAAGARGGAAGPVCAAAKKRRRQRELNSGEEQALQYHAKVRKFIWEGTLGLVQEGLRSGFLHPTAAGPGHKRRAVPGHTVCGLAELCDMAKQFPGMGADQQSPVQVLGEESSLAEQDLLCCLTENASSSAKIVVVMGQQYLVPPRSSFLLSDVSCLQPLLSCKKKFDVIVLDPPWENKSLKRSKRYSTLAPWQIQQLPVPALAAPSCLVLTWVTNRQRHLRFVRDQLYPHWALQPLAEWHWVKITRAGEFVLPLDSPHKKPYEVLVLGRAPGDAREAFRAPQAEAAVPEQKLIVSVPCRLHSHKPPLAGVLAEFVKPEVQCLEMFARSLQPGWTSWGNEVLKFQHMDYFTPLRDES is encoded by the exons ATGGCGGTGGTGCACCGGCTGGCGGCGGGCTGGCTGCTGGATCACCTCTCCTTCATCAACCACTGCGGCTACGAGGTGCGGGAGTGGCCTGCCGGGCCTGGAGCCGGCGCTGCTGCCCCGGGCCCTGCGGCGCCCTGCGTGCCGGGGGGCAGGCCCGAGCCGGGCCGAGCCGGGCGGGGAGCCGCCGGCAGGAGATTCGTGTTCCGGGAGGAGCTCTTCGACGTCCCTCAGCCGCACATAGCTGCAGCTGCCGGGGAGCGGCTGCGGCAGGGCTGCCCCGGCCCGAGCCCCGCGGCGGCAGCCGGAGCGGCCAGCGGCAGGGCGCAGCAGGCGGCAGGAGCCCGGGGCGGTGCCGCAGGCCCCGTGTGCGCCGCGGCGAAG AAGCGCAGGAGGCAGCGGGAGCTGAACTCGGGGGAGGAGCAGGCCCTGCAGTACCATGCCAAG GTCAGAAAGTTCATCTGGGAGGGCACCCTGGGCTTGGTGCAGGAAGGCCTCAGGAGTGGATTCCTTCACCCCACTGCTGCAGGACCGGGCCACAAGAggagagctgtccctgggcacactgtctgtgggctggctgagctgtgtgacATGGCCAAGCAGTTCCCAGGCATGGGGGCAgaccagcagagccctgtgcaggtgctgggtgaggagagctcccttgcagagcaggacctgctctgctgcctcacagagaacgcctccagctctgccaagatCGTCGTGGTCATGGGGCAGCAGTACCTGGTGCCACCGAGGAGCAGCTTCCTGCTCTCTGAcgtctcctgcctgcagcccctgctgagct GCAAGAAGAAGTTCGATGTCATTGTGCTGGACCCGCCCTGGGAGAACAAGTCCCTGAAGAGGAGCAAAAG GTACAGCACCCTGGCACCCTGGCagatccagcagctccctgtgcctgcGCTGGCAGCGCCCAGCTGCCTGGTGCTCACCTGGGTGACCAACAGGCAGAGGCACCTGCGCTTCGTCAGGGACCAGCTCTACCCTcactgggctctgcagcccctggcagagTGGCACTGGGTCAAG ATCACCAGAGCTGGAGAGTTTGTGCTGCCGCTGGACTCGCCGCACAAGAAGCCCTACgaggtgctggtgctggggagAGCTCCAGGAGACGCCAGGGAGGCCTTCAG GGCCCCGCAGGCCGAGGCTGCCGTCCCGGAGCAGAAGCTGATCGTCAgtgtgccctgcaggctgcactcgcACAAGCCCCCCCTGGCCG gggtgctggcagagtttGTCAAGCCAGAGGTgcagtgcctggagatgtttgcccgcagcctgcagcctggctggacCAGCTGGGGAAACGAGGTCCTGAAGTTTCAGCACATGGATTATTTCACTCCACTAAGGGATGAGAGCTGA